In the genome of Saccharomonospora viridis DSM 43017, one region contains:
- a CDS encoding ABC transporter permease, protein MTTTRASDQPRFAPGIFVPAPGRGRIGRMLFTHARTEIGLTLRHGEQVLLTLLIPIALLVGMSTLDVVPVPDDVHHRVDWVAPRILALAVMSSAFTGQAIALGFDRRYGVLKRLAATALPRWLLVAGKLVAALVVVTVQAAVLGGIAIALGWSPTASGIGAAVLLLVVGTVSFGALGVLLGGALRAEAVLALANIVWFMLLLAGGIVVGPDTLPGALGTVVSYLPSAALADGLHNALAHGALTWTPVAVLVAWAAAATVLATRTTKLT, encoded by the coding sequence GTGACCACGACCCGCGCCTCAGACCAACCGCGGTTCGCCCCCGGCATCTTCGTCCCCGCGCCCGGGCGCGGCCGCATCGGGCGGATGCTGTTCACCCACGCCCGTACCGAGATCGGACTCACCCTGCGCCACGGTGAGCAGGTCCTGCTCACCCTCCTCATCCCGATCGCGCTGCTGGTGGGGATGAGCACGTTGGACGTCGTTCCCGTGCCGGACGACGTCCACCACCGTGTGGACTGGGTGGCCCCTCGCATCCTCGCCCTGGCCGTGATGTCCTCGGCGTTCACCGGGCAAGCCATCGCACTCGGTTTCGACCGCCGTTACGGGGTGCTCAAACGACTCGCGGCCACCGCCCTCCCCCGATGGCTGCTCGTGGCCGGCAAACTCGTCGCCGCACTGGTGGTGGTGACCGTGCAGGCCGCCGTGCTGGGCGGCATCGCGATCGCTCTCGGCTGGTCCCCCACCGCGTCCGGGATCGGTGCGGCGGTGCTGCTCCTCGTGGTGGGCACGGTCAGTTTCGGCGCGCTCGGCGTGCTGTTGGGCGGCGCGTTGCGGGCGGAGGCCGTGCTCGCCCTGGCCAACATCGTGTGGTTCATGCTGCTGCTCGCGGGCGGCATCGTGGTGGGACCGGACACGCTGCCCGGCGCGCTCGGCACCGTCGTTTCTTACCTCCCGTCGGCCGCCCTCGCCGACGGACTGCACAACGCACTGGCCCACGGCGCGCTCACGTGGACACCGGTGGCGGTGCTCGTCGCGTGGGCCGCGGCCGCCACCGTCCTGGCCACGCGCACGACCAAGCTGACGTAA
- a CDS encoding ABC transporter ATP-binding protein yields MNATAVEITGLVKRFGAVTAVSGLDLTMPRATVLALLGPNGAGKTTTVEICEGFQRPDEGTVRVLGLDPVRDGAALRPKIGVMPQGGGAYPGVRAEEMLRLVASCAANPLDPAWLLDVLGLSDVRRVPFKRLSGGQQQRLSLACALVGRPELVFLDEPTAGMDPQARRLVWDLLTALRADGVSVLLTTHLMEEAEALADTVVIVDGGRAIASGSPSSLTAEHAEDAQLRFRARPGLDTDLLAAALPEGYLVKESSPGVYRVYGAVNPQVISTVTSWCAQQGVLAEELHVGKRDLEEVFLELTGRELRA; encoded by the coding sequence GTGAACGCAACGGCCGTCGAAATCACCGGGCTGGTGAAACGGTTCGGCGCCGTCACGGCCGTTTCCGGCCTCGACTTGACGATGCCCCGAGCCACAGTGCTCGCCCTGCTCGGTCCCAACGGAGCGGGCAAGACGACCACCGTCGAGATCTGCGAAGGCTTCCAACGCCCCGACGAGGGCACCGTACGGGTCCTCGGCCTCGACCCTGTACGCGACGGAGCCGCGCTGCGCCCGAAGATCGGCGTCATGCCTCAGGGCGGGGGAGCCTACCCCGGCGTCCGCGCCGAGGAGATGCTCCGGCTCGTGGCGTCGTGCGCCGCCAACCCCCTGGACCCGGCGTGGCTGCTCGACGTGCTCGGCCTCTCGGACGTGCGCCGCGTCCCGTTCAAGCGACTGTCCGGGGGACAGCAGCAACGGTTGTCGCTGGCGTGCGCTCTCGTCGGGCGTCCGGAGCTGGTGTTCCTCGACGAACCGACGGCCGGCATGGATCCCCAGGCCCGACGCCTGGTGTGGGATCTGCTCACCGCCCTGCGCGCCGACGGCGTGAGCGTGCTGCTCACCACACACCTCATGGAGGAGGCCGAGGCACTGGCCGACACGGTGGTGATCGTCGACGGCGGTCGAGCGATCGCCTCGGGTTCGCCGAGCTCCCTCACCGCCGAGCACGCCGAGGACGCACAGCTTCGGTTCCGCGCACGACCGGGCCTCGACACCGACCTGCTCGCCGCCGCGTTGCCCGAGGGCTACCTCGTCAAGGAGTCCTCCCCCGGCGTCTACCGGGTGTACGGCGCGGTGAATCCGCAGGTGATCTCCACGGTGACGTCATGGTGCGCCCAGCAGGGTGTGCTCGCGGAAGAGCTGCATGTCGGCAAACGGGATCTGGAGGAAGTCTTCCTCGAACTCACCGGACGGGAGCTACGCGCGTGA
- the sufD gene encoding Fe-S cluster assembly protein SufD: MTVAENNAGATAAAAEAVVPALSRGERFTSYDVQAFEVPSGREENWRFTPLKRLRGLHDGTAAATGEVKIDAETAPEVTVETVGRDDARLGEAGVPSDRIAAQAYSSFQTATVVTVPKNTKASKPSVVRVNGPGEGKTAYGHLQVRAEPFAEAAVVLDHVGSGTYADNVEFVIGDGAQLTVVSVQDWADDAVHVSEQHLRLGRDARLKHIVVTLSGDLVRVSPTATFAGPGGDVEMLGLYFADAGQHQEHRLFVDHAVPHCSSNVLYKGALQGDDARTVWIGDVLIRAAAEGTETFELNRNLVLTDGARADSVPNLEIETGEIAKAGHASTTGRFDDEQLFYLQSRGIEEEEARRLVVRGFFYEILMKIDIPEVRERLEAAIEDELQAIGA, encoded by the coding sequence ATGACAGTGGCCGAGAACAACGCTGGCGCCACCGCGGCCGCGGCGGAAGCGGTGGTGCCGGCCCTGAGCCGTGGGGAACGGTTCACCTCCTACGACGTCCAGGCCTTCGAGGTGCCCAGCGGGCGGGAAGAGAACTGGCGGTTCACCCCGCTCAAGCGGTTGCGCGGGTTGCACGACGGCACCGCGGCCGCCACGGGCGAGGTCAAGATCGACGCGGAGACCGCGCCCGAGGTCACGGTGGAGACGGTCGGGCGGGACGACGCGCGACTCGGCGAGGCGGGTGTCCCCAGCGACCGGATCGCGGCGCAGGCGTACTCCTCGTTCCAGACGGCGACCGTGGTGACCGTGCCCAAGAACACCAAGGCCTCCAAGCCTTCGGTGGTGCGGGTGAACGGCCCCGGTGAGGGCAAGACGGCCTACGGACACCTGCAGGTCCGTGCCGAGCCGTTCGCCGAAGCGGCGGTCGTGCTCGACCACGTCGGTTCCGGCACCTACGCCGACAACGTCGAGTTCGTCATCGGTGACGGCGCTCAGCTCACCGTGGTGAGCGTGCAGGACTGGGCGGACGACGCCGTGCACGTCTCCGAACAGCACCTGCGTTTGGGGCGGGACGCGCGACTCAAGCACATCGTCGTCACCCTCAGCGGCGATCTGGTGCGGGTGAGCCCGACGGCCACGTTCGCCGGACCCGGCGGTGACGTCGAGATGCTCGGGCTGTACTTCGCCGATGCGGGACAACACCAGGAACACCGGCTGTTCGTGGACCACGCGGTGCCCCACTGCTCGTCCAACGTGCTCTACAAGGGCGCGTTGCAGGGCGACGACGCGCGTACGGTCTGGATCGGTGACGTGCTGATCCGGGCGGCCGCGGAAGGCACCGAGACGTTCGAGCTCAACCGCAACCTGGTGCTCACCGACGGTGCTCGCGCCGACTCGGTGCCGAACCTGGAGATCGAGACGGGCGAGATCGCCAAGGCGGGCCACGCCAGCACAACGGGAAGGTTCGACGACGAGCAGCTGTTCTATCTGCAGTCTCGGGGAATCGAGGAGGAAGAGGCGCGCAGGTTGGTCGTGCGTGGCTTCTTCTACGAGATCCTCATGAAGATCGACATTCCTGAGGTGCGTGAGCGGCTCGAAGCCGCGATCGAGGACGAACTGCAGGCGATCGGCGCCTGA
- a CDS encoding COX15/CtaA family protein, whose amino-acid sequence MQLSSLVGRLPYPSQALQRALAIAAIITQAGIGVTGSIVRVTGSGLGCPTWPQCFPGSMVPIEHPEYATLNQWIEYGNRMLTVVVVFVAALCVLAAWRIYLDHPSRKRLLRLAWVMPAGVVAQAVIGGITVLTDLLWWIVALHFLPTTVLVWMAVILLRAFTEGDQPPRPRVPHSSRPVLGVLVASLAGLLIAGTVVTGAGPHGGDPDVERFDAPIETLTRIHAAFLYLFLAVLVVLGVQWYRARVEKKLWLHYTTVWVIALAQGVLGVVQYRLGIPEALVSLHVLGSMLIIVATAALWCAARDRGPVVSTVPAPERHTVGAA is encoded by the coding sequence GTGCAGTTGTCTTCGCTCGTCGGCCGCTTGCCGTACCCCTCGCAGGCTCTGCAGCGAGCTCTCGCCATCGCCGCCATCATCACGCAGGCCGGGATCGGGGTCACCGGTTCCATCGTGCGCGTGACCGGGTCCGGCCTCGGCTGCCCCACCTGGCCGCAGTGCTTTCCCGGGAGCATGGTCCCCATCGAGCACCCCGAGTACGCCACGCTCAACCAGTGGATCGAGTACGGCAACCGCATGCTCACCGTCGTCGTGGTGTTCGTCGCGGCCCTGTGCGTGCTCGCGGCCTGGCGGATCTACCTCGACCACCCGAGCCGCAAACGCCTCCTCCGGCTGGCGTGGGTCATGCCCGCGGGAGTCGTCGCGCAGGCCGTGATCGGTGGCATCACCGTGCTCACCGATCTGCTCTGGTGGATCGTCGCACTGCACTTCCTCCCCACCACCGTCCTGGTGTGGATGGCGGTCATACTCCTGCGTGCCTTCACCGAAGGCGACCAACCACCGCGACCACGCGTCCCCCACTCCAGCCGCCCCGTGCTCGGAGTCCTCGTGGCCTCCCTGGCCGGCTTGCTCATAGCGGGCACCGTGGTCACCGGCGCCGGCCCACACGGCGGAGACCCCGACGTCGAACGTTTCGACGCCCCGATCGAGACCCTCACGAGGATCCACGCCGCATTCCTCTACCTCTTCCTCGCCGTGCTCGTGGTCCTGGGCGTCCAGTGGTACCGGGCGAGGGTCGAGAAGAAGCTGTGGCTGCACTACACCACCGTGTGGGTCATCGCGCTCGCTCAGGGTGTGCTGGGCGTCGTCCAGTACCGGCTCGGCATCCCGGAGGCCCTAGTCTCGCTGCACGTGCTCGGCTCGATGCTGATAATCGTCGCCACCGCCGCCCTGTGGTGTGCCGCTCGGGACCGGGGTCCGGTCGTGAGCACGGTTCCCGCGCCCGAACGACACACTGTCGGCGCGGCCTGA
- the sufC gene encoding Fe-S cluster assembly ATPase SufC, producing the protein MATLEIKDLRADVVTDEGSKEILTGVNLTIRSGEIHALMGPNGSGKSTLSYAIAGHPKYEVTSGEVLLDGENILELEVDERARAGLFLAMQYPVEVPGVSMSNFLRSAATAVRGEAPKLRHWVKEVKDEMAKLGIAPEFAERSVNEGFSGGEKKRHEILQMALLKPKIAVLDETDSGLDVDALRVVSQAVNDYKANHEVGIMLITHYTRILEHIQPDFVHVFAGGKIVESGGKELAEDLEKNGYVKYTGKAEAAV; encoded by the coding sequence ATGGCAACACTGGAAATCAAGGATCTGCGCGCCGACGTCGTCACCGACGAGGGCAGCAAGGAGATCCTCACCGGCGTCAACCTGACGATCCGTTCGGGTGAGATCCACGCCCTCATGGGGCCGAACGGGTCCGGCAAGTCGACTCTGTCGTACGCCATCGCCGGACACCCCAAGTACGAGGTGACCTCCGGCGAGGTCCTGCTGGACGGTGAGAACATCCTCGAGCTTGAGGTGGACGAGCGCGCCCGGGCGGGGCTGTTCCTCGCGATGCAGTACCCGGTCGAGGTGCCCGGGGTGTCGATGTCGAACTTCCTGCGCTCGGCGGCCACCGCGGTGCGCGGTGAGGCCCCGAAGCTGCGGCACTGGGTCAAGGAAGTCAAGGACGAGATGGCCAAGCTCGGCATCGCCCCGGAATTCGCCGAGCGCAGCGTGAACGAGGGCTTCTCGGGCGGCGAGAAGAAGCGGCACGAGATCCTGCAGATGGCGCTGCTCAAGCCGAAGATCGCCGTCCTGGACGAGACCGACTCCGGCCTCGACGTCGACGCCCTGCGCGTGGTGTCGCAGGCGGTGAACGACTACAAGGCGAACCACGAGGTCGGCATCATGCTGATCACACACTACACGCGCATCCTCGAGCACATCCAGCCGGACTTCGTGCACGTGTTCGCCGGCGGCAAGATCGTCGAGTCCGGCGGTAAGGAGCTGGCCGAGGACCTGGAGAAGAACGGCTACGTCAAGTACACCGGGAAGGCGGAGGCTGCGGTCTGA
- a CDS encoding ATP-grasp domain-containing protein: protein MTAQVIFAGCRELPRGSGDERAVGPALAAVGVELHWAAWDDPNVDFSAADLVVLRATWDYARRRDDFLAWCDSVPTLRNSAAVARWNTHKRYLLDLADAGVPIVPTELVRVGDSPRWPAGEFVVKPAVGAGSVGARRFGPRQHGPAAEHLAALHAEGREALIQPYQRDVDARGEIALVFFGGVYSHAFTKAAMLVAPDLDGSGLFVAEKLAAAEPGPDFRGLAEDTLDAAVALLGLTRADLLYARVDVVTGEDGAPAVLELELTEPSLGFAQADPAAPLRFASAVRGQLS from the coding sequence TTGACGGCTCAGGTCATCTTCGCCGGATGCCGGGAACTGCCGCGGGGCAGCGGTGATGAGCGTGCCGTCGGCCCGGCGCTCGCGGCCGTCGGGGTCGAGCTGCATTGGGCGGCGTGGGACGACCCGAACGTCGATTTCAGTGCCGCCGATCTCGTGGTGCTTCGGGCCACCTGGGACTACGCGCGGCGTCGGGACGATTTCCTCGCGTGGTGCGACTCCGTGCCGACGCTACGCAATTCGGCGGCCGTGGCGCGGTGGAACACCCACAAGCGCTACCTGCTGGACCTTGCCGATGCCGGTGTGCCGATAGTGCCGACCGAGCTTGTGCGAGTCGGTGACAGCCCGCGCTGGCCTGCGGGCGAGTTCGTGGTGAAACCCGCCGTCGGAGCCGGGTCGGTGGGGGCTCGCCGATTCGGACCGCGCCAGCACGGTCCTGCGGCAGAACACCTCGCCGCCCTGCACGCGGAGGGTCGGGAGGCGTTGATACAGCCGTATCAACGGGACGTGGATGCGCGTGGCGAGATCGCGCTCGTGTTCTTCGGAGGCGTGTACTCGCACGCGTTCACGAAGGCGGCCATGCTCGTGGCCCCGGACCTGGACGGTTCGGGGTTGTTCGTTGCGGAGAAGCTCGCGGCGGCCGAGCCGGGACCCGACTTCCGCGGGCTTGCCGAGGACACGCTCGACGCGGCGGTCGCCTTGTTGGGTCTCACGAGGGCCGACCTGTTGTACGCCAGGGTGGATGTGGTGACCGGCGAAGACGGTGCGCCCGCTGTGCTGGAGTTGGAGCTGACGGAACCGTCTCTCGGGTTCGCCCAGGCCGATCCCGCCGCTCCGCTGCGCTTCGCTTCCGCCGTCCGCGGCCAGCTGTCCTAG
- the sufB gene encoding Fe-S cluster assembly protein SufB, whose amino-acid sequence MTAAAEQRNPTTEPLSQEETIESLGKYAFGWADPDPAGASARRGLNEEVVRDISAKKSEPDWMLETRLKALKLFERKPMPNWGADLSGIDFDNIKYFVRSTEKQATSWDELPPDIKNTYDKLGIPEAEKQRLIAGVAAQYESEVVYHQIREDLEKQGVIFLDTDTGLKEHPELFKEYFGSVIPAGDNKFSALNTAVWSGGSFIYVPPGVHVDIPLQAYFRINTENMGQFERTLIIVDEGAYVHYVEGCTAPIYKSDSLHSAVVEIIVKKGARCRYTTIQNWSNNVYNLVTKRAKAEEGATMEWIDGNIGSKVTMKYPSVFLMGEHAKGEVLSVAFAGEGQHQDAGAKMEHLAPNTSSTIVSKSVARGGGRTSYRGLVRVAKRAHNSKSNVECDALLVDTISRSDTYPYVDIRNDEVSMGHEATVSKVSEDQLFYLMSRGLSEEEAMAMVVRGFVEPIARELPMEYALELNRLIELQMEGSVG is encoded by the coding sequence ATGACTGCCGCTGCCGAGCAGCGCAATCCCACCACCGAGCCGCTGAGCCAGGAAGAGACCATTGAGTCTCTGGGCAAGTACGCGTTCGGCTGGGCCGACCCCGACCCCGCGGGGGCGAGCGCGCGCCGAGGACTGAACGAAGAGGTCGTCCGCGACATCTCCGCGAAGAAGTCCGAACCGGACTGGATGCTCGAAACCCGACTGAAGGCGCTCAAGCTGTTCGAGCGCAAGCCGATGCCGAACTGGGGCGCCGACCTGTCGGGCATCGACTTCGACAACATCAAGTACTTCGTACGGTCCACCGAGAAGCAGGCCACGAGCTGGGACGAGCTTCCGCCGGACATCAAGAACACCTACGACAAGCTCGGCATCCCGGAGGCGGAGAAGCAGCGCCTCATCGCCGGTGTGGCCGCGCAGTACGAGTCGGAGGTCGTCTACCACCAGATCCGCGAGGACCTGGAGAAGCAGGGCGTCATCTTCCTGGACACCGACACCGGCCTCAAGGAGCACCCGGAGCTGTTCAAGGAGTACTTCGGCTCCGTCATCCCGGCGGGTGACAACAAGTTCTCCGCGCTGAACACGGCCGTGTGGTCGGGCGGATCGTTCATCTACGTGCCGCCGGGCGTCCACGTCGACATCCCGCTGCAGGCCTACTTCCGGATCAACACCGAGAACATGGGCCAGTTCGAGCGGACGCTGATCATCGTCGACGAGGGTGCCTACGTGCACTACGTCGAGGGGTGCACCGCTCCGATCTACAAATCGGACTCGCTGCACTCGGCCGTGGTCGAGATCATCGTGAAGAAGGGTGCCCGCTGCCGCTACACGACGATCCAGAACTGGTCGAACAACGTCTACAACCTGGTCACCAAGCGGGCCAAGGCCGAAGAGGGCGCCACCATGGAGTGGATCGACGGCAACATCGGCTCCAAGGTGACGATGAAGTACCCGTCGGTGTTCCTCATGGGCGAGCACGCCAAGGGTGAGGTCCTCTCGGTCGCGTTCGCCGGTGAGGGGCAGCACCAGGACGCGGGTGCGAAGATGGAGCACCTGGCGCCGAACACGTCCTCGACGATCGTGTCCAAGTCGGTCGCACGCGGCGGTGGCCGTACCTCGTACCGCGGCCTGGTGAGGGTCGCCAAGCGGGCGCACAACTCCAAGTCCAATGTCGAGTGTGACGCGCTGCTGGTGGACACGATCTCGCGCTCGGACACCTACCCCTACGTCGACATCCGCAACGACGAGGTGTCCATGGGCCACGAGGCCACGGTGTCCAAGGTCAGCGAGGACCAGCTCTTCTACCTGATGTCGCGAGGCCTCAGCGAGGAAGAGGCCATGGCCATGGTGGTGCGCGGGTTCGTCGAGCCCATCGCGCGTGAGCTGCCGATGGAATACGCGCTCGAACTGAACCGCCTGATCGAACTGCAGATGGAAGGAAGCGTCGGCTGA
- the mptB gene encoding polyprenol phosphomannose-dependent alpha 1,6 mannosyltransferase MptB — protein MTRSPANSGRTEPLDADETRALGVVQRFGIVGALLLAFGSLGAGAAPVLNPVLEIPVLRLFTRIPTVSVAIAYTGMGMMVIAWLWLGRFARPGRDRIATQGQVLRTLLPWVLPLMVIPPLFSRDVYSYLAQSEIVRRGFDPYALGPAEALGVADPFTSGVSNMWRDTPAPYGPLFLEIGSWLTGIAGTNVAVGVLLQRLVALVGFGLIVWALPRLARRCGVAPGTALWLGAANPLVLFHLVAGAHNESLAIGLMLAGLELGMRRLAVRVKGEPPPPRAKGELTFIVLGAVVISLAAMVKIHAIVALGFFGVMIARRGKGRIADLAAAAVLMLVVFVTVTLAIGFATGLGLGWISALDTPSKVWSWVSPAAELGQLGGVFGVVLGLGNHTGSIIAILSVLGYAVAGAVTVKFLWDSFHWRYRPLIGLGVSLGAFMMLHVSMQPWWLLWAVIPLAAAAGTSRFRNVATAVSAVLAMVISPPGSPFDGRSFILHQAYVAAAIVIVLAVLITWRRAPILRLPPLPGLPGFLSRLERPKTER, from the coding sequence ATGACACGCTCACCGGCCAACTCCGGGCGGACGGAACCGCTCGACGCCGATGAGACCCGCGCGCTGGGGGTTGTGCAACGTTTCGGCATCGTCGGAGCGCTACTTCTGGCGTTCGGTTCACTCGGCGCCGGAGCGGCACCGGTCCTCAACCCGGTGCTGGAGATACCGGTACTCCGTTTGTTCACCCGCATTCCCACCGTTTCGGTGGCGATCGCGTACACCGGCATGGGAATGATGGTGATCGCGTGGCTGTGGCTGGGCCGGTTCGCCAGGCCGGGCCGCGACCGCATCGCCACCCAGGGCCAGGTGCTGCGCACCCTCCTGCCCTGGGTGCTGCCGCTGATGGTCATCCCGCCCCTGTTCTCCCGGGACGTCTACAGCTATCTCGCCCAGAGCGAGATCGTCCGACGCGGCTTCGACCCGTACGCCCTCGGTCCCGCCGAGGCGTTGGGCGTGGCGGACCCGTTCACCTCCGGCGTGTCCAACATGTGGCGCGACACCCCCGCCCCGTACGGGCCGCTGTTTCTGGAGATCGGCAGCTGGCTGACCGGCATCGCGGGCACCAACGTGGCCGTGGGCGTCCTGCTGCAACGGCTGGTGGCGCTCGTCGGATTCGGTCTCATCGTCTGGGCCTTGCCCCGGCTGGCCCGCCGCTGCGGTGTGGCGCCCGGCACGGCGCTCTGGCTGGGCGCGGCCAACCCCCTCGTGCTGTTCCACCTCGTGGCGGGCGCTCACAACGAGTCGCTCGCCATCGGCCTCATGCTCGCAGGCCTGGAACTCGGGATGCGCCGACTGGCCGTGCGTGTGAAAGGGGAGCCCCCTCCACCCCGCGCCAAGGGTGAACTGACCTTCATCGTGCTCGGCGCCGTGGTGATCTCACTAGCGGCGATGGTGAAGATCCACGCCATCGTGGCACTCGGGTTCTTCGGCGTGATGATCGCCCGACGCGGGAAAGGGCGTATCGCCGATCTCGCCGCCGCGGCCGTGCTGATGCTCGTCGTCTTCGTCACGGTGACGCTCGCGATCGGTTTCGCCACCGGTCTCGGCCTCGGCTGGATCAGCGCGCTCGACACGCCTTCGAAGGTGTGGAGCTGGGTCTCCCCGGCCGCCGAACTCGGTCAACTCGGCGGTGTGTTCGGTGTCGTACTCGGCCTCGGCAACCACACCGGGTCCATCATCGCCATCCTGTCCGTACTCGGTTACGCGGTGGCGGGCGCGGTGACCGTCAAATTCCTGTGGGACAGCTTCCACTGGCGCTACCGCCCGCTCATCGGACTGGGGGTCTCGCTCGGCGCGTTCATGATGTTGCACGTCTCGATGCAACCGTGGTGGCTGCTGTGGGCGGTGATCCCCCTGGCCGCGGCGGCGGGAACCTCCCGGTTCCGCAACGTCGCCACCGCGGTGAGCGCCGTACTGGCCATGGTCATCTCACCACCGGGCAGCCCGTTCGACGGCCGCTCCTTCATCCTCCACCAGGCATACGTCGCGGCGGCGATCGTCATCGTGCTCGCCGTCCTGATCACCTGGCGGCGCGCCCCGATACTGCGTCTTCCACCGCTGCCCGGACTCCCCGGCTTCCTCAGTCGCCTCGAAAGGCCGAAGACTGAGCGCTGA
- a CDS encoding helix-turn-helix transcriptional regulator, giving the protein MKKQGTSGQRGGKPSAVSAAPAHVTAEGRTRHEIARLLLEQGPLSAVAVAEQLGISATAVRRHLDVLVADNEAQTRQAPRKGRRGRGRPAKLFLLTEQGRARFGHAYDDLAVAAIRFLAEHAGEQAVRAFAQRRVSALVGPYREAVTRHSGTTSRAEALANALTREGYAASTRMVRTPGTAAATGAQLCQHHCPVAHVAAEFPQLCEAETAAFAELLGTHVQRLATIARGDAACTTHVPADPVGSEGRRRHTLQNVDVDSATSNGGTSA; this is encoded by the coding sequence GTGAAAAAGCAGGGGACGTCCGGACAGCGCGGCGGCAAGCCATCCGCCGTGTCGGCTGCCCCTGCGCACGTGACGGCCGAGGGTAGAACCCGACACGAGATCGCCCGGCTTCTGCTGGAGCAGGGACCGCTGTCGGCCGTGGCCGTCGCTGAACAGTTGGGCATCAGTGCCACGGCGGTGCGTCGCCATCTCGATGTGCTGGTAGCCGACAACGAGGCACAGACGCGCCAAGCCCCCCGCAAGGGGCGTCGAGGCCGCGGTAGACCCGCCAAGCTGTTCCTGCTCACCGAGCAGGGTAGGGCCCGGTTCGGGCACGCCTACGACGACCTTGCCGTCGCGGCCATTCGGTTCCTCGCCGAGCACGCCGGGGAGCAAGCCGTCAGGGCGTTCGCGCAGCGGCGGGTGTCGGCGCTCGTGGGGCCGTATCGAGAAGCCGTGACGCGGCACTCGGGCACGACCTCGAGAGCCGAGGCTTTGGCCAACGCTCTCACCAGGGAGGGCTACGCTGCGTCGACCCGCATGGTGAGAACACCGGGAACGGCCGCGGCGACGGGTGCGCAACTGTGCCAGCATCACTGTCCGGTCGCGCACGTGGCAGCTGAGTTCCCGCAGCTGTGCGAGGCGGAGACCGCGGCATTCGCCGAGCTGCTCGGTACACACGTGCAGCGGCTGGCGACGATCGCACGCGGCGACGCCGCGTGTACCACGCACGTACCCGCCGACCCGGTGGGTAGTGAAGGGAGACGTCGGCACACGTTGCAGAACGTGGACGTTGACAGTGCAACCTCGAACGGAGGGACATCCGCATGA
- a CDS encoding acyl-CoA desaturase, producing MSSSTMPTSTGRRTGPKPLVGHERSTAQMIVLKTFLLIPFVALVAAIPFAWGWGLTWVDLALAAVFYTIGTLGVTVGYHRYFTHGAFKTTRPLRIALAIAGSMAVQGSVLFWVASHRRHHAFADKEGDPHSPWLFGTSPWALLRGFWHAHMGWMFKREVTNYERFAPDLLSDKDLQVVNRYFWLWIVLSLALPTLLGGLITWSWWGAVTAFFWAGLVRIAFSHHVTWSVNSICHLVGERPFTSRDKATNFWPLAILSMGESWHNSHHADPTCARHGVLRGQIDISARLIWIFEKLGWAHNVRWPKPERIAAKRAVPAA from the coding sequence ATGAGCAGCAGCACCATGCCCACGTCCACCGGACGACGCACCGGGCCGAAGCCCCTTGTCGGGCACGAACGCTCCACCGCACAGATGATCGTGTTGAAGACATTCCTGTTGATCCCGTTCGTCGCGCTGGTCGCGGCGATCCCCTTCGCGTGGGGGTGGGGGTTGACCTGGGTGGACCTCGCGCTCGCCGCGGTGTTCTACACCATCGGCACACTCGGCGTCACCGTCGGCTATCACCGCTACTTCACGCACGGAGCGTTCAAGACCACCAGGCCCTTACGCATCGCTCTCGCCATCGCCGGCAGCATGGCCGTGCAGGGTTCGGTGCTCTTCTGGGTGGCGAGCCATCGCCGGCACCACGCCTTCGCCGACAAAGAGGGCGATCCGCATTCCCCGTGGTTGTTCGGCACCTCACCGTGGGCGCTGCTGCGTGGTTTCTGGCACGCGCACATGGGTTGGATGTTCAAACGCGAGGTCACGAACTACGAGCGGTTCGCACCCGACCTGTTGTCCGACAAGGACCTGCAGGTCGTCAACCGTTACTTCTGGCTGTGGATCGTGCTGAGCCTCGCACTGCCCACCCTGCTCGGCGGGCTCATCACGTGGTCGTGGTGGGGTGCGGTGACGGCCTTCTTCTGGGCCGGACTCGTGCGTATCGCGTTCTCCCACCACGTCACGTGGTCGGTGAACTCGATCTGTCATCTGGTGGGTGAACGCCCGTTCACCAGCAGGGACAAGGCCACGAACTTCTGGCCTCTGGCGATCCTGTCGATGGGTGAGTCCTGGCACAACAGCCACCACGCCGACCCGACCTGCGCCCGACACGGTGTCCTGCGCGGTCAGATCGACATCTCCGCGCGACTGATCTGGATCTTCGAGAAGTTGGGGTGGGCGCACAACGTGCGCTGGCCCAAACCGGAACGAATCGCCGCCAAACGCGCCGTACCGGCGGCGTAG